Part of the Ictalurus furcatus strain D&B chromosome 10, Billie_1.0, whole genome shotgun sequence genome, gtagagGTATATCCGGGCTGGATAGCTTCGATCGTGAGCAGTTGAGCTTTATAGAACAGTCGTAGTCATGATAATGACATTATTTGAGGTCTTCGCAAATTTGTCTTCGTTTAGCAATCTGAAATCCACTCACGTTAATTGTGTACCAGCCTATAAAATAGCACTTTGAAACCACAGTTGTTACCAGCTGATAcgattatgataataataataataataataataataataataatattattaaaggGTTGGGGGGGGTGAGAAACACTGCTCATGGGAGTTGCAGCAGtgtctatacagtatatcatgttATATAAATAAGATGTTATACGAATTGTCAGACATTGGCCTTGGATGTAATATAGTTCCTTgtcatgcatttaaaaaaaatatatatataaacacaggattgCGAATTCCTGAGACACACCTCCCTTTTTTGCCAAACTCCGCCTCCCTTTTTGCCAAACTCCGCCCCATGCACACATCCATCATACAGGGTCTGAATAGCGATTTCTGTATCGACTCCTCACTACATGCATTTAGCTACACTCTGAACATGGCTTCATACGAGTAAACATTAGGTTAACCTCATAAACTCCCAGAACCTTTCCAAACTTGTATTCCTCACTCATGTAAATACATAACTTTCCTGTTGAATTCACAGTTGGTATAGTGTAGTAGTTTAGTGCTTAGCACCTAAATATACTATCAGTGTGCGGTTTTACTGACTCGTCTAGGCTGAGTAGCGTAACACTTgtcaaataataaatcattcGCACATGTTCtacatttaaatcattattatacacTGTAATTGGCTGTGTTTATTTCCTCAGGGTATCACTGGGCCTGTTGGAGAAGCTGGCCCAGTTGGGCCCATCGGACCAAAAGTGAGTCATATATTATAAATGCAGAGATCCATTTTAGGAACGTAATTGAAATTTAAAATCCACCTTTCATATTTATCCAATGTTGTTAGGGTGAACCCGGCGATCCTGGACCTAGAGGGAAACCTGTAAGTGAACAAAATTTTCAACGCAGTCCAGATTCTGGAACCTTCTAggcatattttacattttccaaaTGCTTCAGAACGTAGAATAAATATCATGAGGATacaaaatcagaaaataaatgcatatttaaaacatttaaacactctGCCATCTCTCGTATACTGTTATTAAAACTATACGGCAGAGCTCCCCTTcgtaatttattataatatatataattatacactGGTCACACACTGTATAGTAATAAATTGTATCtttaaaatggttaaaagttTTGCACGTCATTTCAGTGACAGTTTTCCTTGAAtgattttatcatatttatttatttgtttgtttatttatttaagtccTGTCCCTGTACCGATTCGgattttgttctctctctataCTCTAGGGGGTCGGCGAGGATGGAGAAGCTGTACGCTTATTCTTTTTAACTATATTTGAATTACTGATCATTATTACTGATATTAATTTATCTCTTGTAGTCACCATGCCGGTTTTTAATTGACCATCTTTCCCACGATTTGCATGTTTCCTTGGAAGGGTGCAGATGGAGAGGATGGATTGCCAGGAGAATTGGGCAAAGCTGGACCTCCAGTATGTAGACTATGAAACATTCCTAGTGTTACCAACAAAGCCTATTAAACGACGATGTTTTAACGCTGTGTGTGGTGCGTGACAGGGGAGCCGTGGAGTAAGAGGGGCCGTTGGCCTTCCTGGACCGGCAGGACCGAGAGTAAGTCTTGCTgaatatgttttaaaacatGGATTCTTACGTGTATTTGAGTCGTGTATCTCAGTGGGAGCATTGTTAACCCTGAGAATGGTTTTTCTCGGTTTGAAACACTTCCTAGGGCCCCCCTGGTGTTTGGAACGGTGAAGAATTGGTAAGAAATTTTTACATGACGGAAGTTTCAGCTGCCACAAAAGTCTCTAAAATTATATCTCGTTACGTTTGTCCGTCTTGCCGATGTCAAACGACGTACGTATCAAATTTAAAACGTTTCAACGAGTGATTTCAGCATGTACACAAGGCTGCTTAGAGTTACATTACcgctcaaaagtttagacacactcattctttatttttttttaatccacattttagaagaataataaagtcatcaaaactctggaagaacacaaatggaactatgggaattatgttgtgataaaaaaaaaaaaatccaaaataaatcagaataatttagtattttagcatcatCGAAGTAGACGCCGTTTTTTTGCCTAGAatattccagaaatgtattcttggcgttttctcgaccgattccttgaggaatttccccgagatgctttttaaacagtattaaaggagttcacaccgacgccggactctcatCGGCTACTTTCCGGAATATCTCGCTCAGAGTCATacgtttaaaaatattttttttgtaaatataatgctagttttctaatggaaaaaaatgaatacgtcggcacggttatatttttgtctacgacacctatttcacacgtttaatcacacaccttcagatcaaaagctttttaagctcatgagaaacatttcagtcgagtgtccacaaacttttgaccggtagtgtagatCCACCTTTAAGgattgacttgacttgactatgGAAAAGTGTGTAGCGTGTTTTTGTCGCGTGGTAATCACGGTTTTGATTCCGTTTTGCAGTGTCCAACTTCCTGCACACGGGGACTGACCGGCTATAGCGGACTTCCAGGAATGAAGGCGAGTTGAAGTTTAACTGAAAAGTGACCGAATGCCGAATCATTTTGTTTACTAAAGAGAGGAACTTGATTGTTTGTGCACGCAGGGCCACAAAGGTATCAAAGGTGAATCTGGAGAACCAGGAAGACAAGGACATAAGGTAACAACTGTAAAGTGGGTTCCTGTACGTTTGACAGGATTTCAGGTTTTACGAATTATACACATTCCACGCCTGTGTTGTGTAGTTGCAGGTCAGCAATCAAGCTAAAAAACTGTTGTAGTACAGAGCaggctttaaaatgaaaatacttTCATGTCGAGTACGAATTGTTTAAAAGTACTGTTCCTCATATTCGATCGTAGGGTGAAGAGGGAGAACAAGGCGCCTCTGGAGAACCTGGCGCACAAGGAAAACCTGTAACATATTTCTCATGGACAAATTTTTCAGAAATCATGTCCTCATTTACCGTCCTTGTTTATTCAACcactgtgaatgtgtgcgttGTAATTTCAGGGAACACAGGGACTAAGAGGGATCACTGGTTTGATGGGTCCTAAAGGTGACAGGGTAAAGACGAACATATTTAACGCTTCCAAATGAAATACTTTAACAGGTGACTGTTTTACTATGAAACCTCTGTAAACTCTCTCAAATAGGGCCCTCGTGGGATCGATGGTAACGTGGGTCCTCAGGGCGTTCAAGGAGCTTCTGTAAGTGTCAGAATCCGTGTCGTGGTGTTTTTCTGTCCTAACGAACCTCACCTGTGCGTGTGGTCTTTCTTCACGTGATGATATCACGATAACTACTTTTCTAAACCggattaatattaaaatagtgaaatattaaaaacgGACATCTACAGCATCCACTTTTAGAAACGTGTCGAAAACCATACAGCGGGGGAAAcaagtattggacacgtcaacattgttttcagtaaatatatttccaatgagggttattcacatgaaattttcaccagacatcagtattaactcaagaaatctggaaatataaagaattcacaacattaaagtccataaagaaagttatgtgtaataaagtggaatgacacgggaaaaagtgtactgaacacactaagaaaaagcagttctccaaggaaacagctgaaatccgtaagtaattacaccccctatctgtgcaaattagtatcagctgggtttgtaaattgatggtctataaaaaggcttttcgttaccaaggtgtcacataagaaacatctcatgatgggtgaAAGTAAAGAGCTCTCccagttaatactgatgtctggtggtCAGacatagctcagtggttaagactgaTCAGatggtcatgagttcaaatcccagcactgccaagctaccactgctgggcccttgagtaaggcccttaaccctcaaatgctcagttgtataaattataGAAATGTAAGTCGGTCTGGATAATGGCGTCTGCGAAATGCCGTAAATGGTGaaaatttcactgtgtgtgaataacatcattggaaatatatttactgaaaaaaatgttgacagcgtccaatacttctttccctcactgtacacgAACAGTCATACTACAATTAGTGATTCAGTCGTTTGGAACATAATCTGATTCGTCCATGAATTTAGGGCCTGTGTCGTTTAAAGAGTTCTTTCACAATGACTCAGCGGAATAATGAACATCTCTTTAGGGTGATCAAGGGCAAAGAGGAAAAATGGGTGAGACTGGACCAAGTGGAGCTCAAGTGAGTATTAGCAAGCCACACGTTTAACTTCAGTACATTGCCTCGTCAAACTATAGGACAAAAGCAAGAGTCGTATAGGATTGGGTTCAATATACACTTCTTTATAGCGTAACCAAATAAGACCACACCGGACAGTGGTTAAAAGTAATGCTGTCGTTAATTTAGTTTATTATAAACAATGTGATCTGTATCGTCTAAGGGGCCTCCGGGACTTCGAGGCAGTGTAGGTTTGATTGGACCTAAAGGAGAAGCTGTAAGtccacattcattcatattaatgtTAACGTTTCAATTATAGTACAGACAAATCTCAGTACAAGTGTTGTAGGAAGTATAGTGAGCATTTCTGGTTTCTTTCCCAAAGGGTTTGCCAGCAATAGATGCTCGTGAGGGTATCCCAGGATTGCCAGGCAGCAAGGTAATATCATCGTTTTAGTTGAAAAACAAGAACATAAGTGGGTTTGTATGTTACTGGAGGTGTTCACTGTCACTGTTGCTGTTTTAGGGTATCCCTGGCAAAGTAGGTCCTCCTGGTGAAGCTGGCCTTCAAGGGCTGCCTGTAAGTATGACCTTTTGAACATGCGCGATAACGATTGAGAAATCAATTTGAACTCCAGGGTTTCCTCccggttctctggtttcctcacacctcgcaaagacatgccagtaggtggactggcatGACTGCATGAAAGTGTTCAGGATTGCCATCCCATCCAGCGTTTAATCCCAGTGATAGGATAGCAACCGTAACCAGGATGAAGCgcttactgaaaaaaaaatgaattcatgACAGCAGTTTGAACAGAACTagaatgattttaaaataataataataataataataataataataataataagcaagtgtttttgttttcatgttctcctcaAGAAAGCATTTGAATACAATGATGTCTTTTGTTTCCTTTAGGGTTTGCCAGGCATGCCAGGTCCAAAGGGTGAGAGTGGCAAGAAGGTAGGCATTCACAATTTTTTCATGTCACCATGGCTGAATCTCCAGccactatatatatagtagtataCAGGTAGATAATACATTGAGGCATGACAAGACAAGAAGAAACTTTAATATAATAACGCATTGCGGGAAAGCACATCTTATATCTCAGTACGAAATTATGCCACACGTATGGACAGATtagcatgagtgtgtgttaggtatTAGCACGTGACCAGTATTATGACCTCTGGTCTCCTGTAGGGGGAAACTGGTGATCCAGGTGTGGCAGGACCAATTGGGAACAGCGGAAAGCAAGTAAGTGGaataatgaacagaaaatgGTTGGCAAGTGATGCACTGGTCTAGTTTGGATTTTTCCTCACCTGCTAAATCACgcttggttggttggttggttgatttcAGGGCGAACGTGGTGAAAAGGGAGAAGTAGGACCAGTAGGACCAAGAGGTGGGACAGTGAGTATGCTTCCACTTACATATCACTGCAAAGAGCAGACACGGAACTATTGCTCGAATAATGTCCTGTGCTggtgtcttcttcttcttctctctgatTTTGTAGGGTGAGAGAGGGATGAGGGGTCCAGATGGGCCTCAAGGGCAGCCAGGTCCAAGGGTAAGTATCTAGTAACTCTAGGCAAAGAGATAATCAATAATGTCACAATACAATGGAAGAGATACATTTGTTTAGTGATTCAAAAATATCTGATAGTCAGAAAGAATTTCACGTTGGGATAAAAGGCCAAGAGAGGAAATAACGAGGATCAGCGATAGGACTCGAGAATGAAAGGACTGAAAGGGgtagaacaacaacaacgtgaAGAATAAGAATGAGAGAAGAAGGGGAAATTATTAGGCAGAAAGGACTGGGAGTGAACAAAACCGTACTGTTGAAGTAATAAAAAATTTCCTCAAAAGTATCCTATACAAAATAacccactttttaaaaaaaaaaacaacaaaaaaacgtatcagttttatttacaaaaaatgcaaatgtaaaataaataaataaataaataaataaataaatcagcttcCGTTCTGTGTGAAGAGGCAATATGTATGCTGTATTTCCGTACTCAAGACATTAGTCTTAGTACCCAATCAAAGTGTTGAACAATCCCGGACACGTTACTCTTGGTCCACATTTTCCGATTTCACGCGCAGTTTACAATCCAAATTGTAACGGAACGTCTTAATAAAGCGGCGTCTCGGTGCTGCGAAAGAGCCATGAATAGAGTGTTGTTATTGAAGCTGAGGCACTCAGGGTTATTTTCTTTGGTAAGAGGATATTCGGGTTAGAACGGGGGTCTGAAAGAAGTCTCTGTTCAGAAGGAATTCCATAAACCAGCCAGGCTAAGGGTATCAGGCAATCAGGGCCCACATCCACACACAGTTAGCGACACCAGCTTCAGCAGCACACTGCTTACAGAGTCacctctttttcattttttaaaaaatttttgtgGTTACCATGCATAAATGATTCAGtgttaaaattgtgtgtgtgtgtgtgtgtgtgtgtgtgggtatttgTCTGCAGGGACCTATAGGGGATCTCGGTCTACCTGGCCTACCAGGTGCACCTGGTTTTCGTGGTCAGAATGGCGACAGGGTAAGGCaaggattaaaaaataataataaatgaacattacCAAAAATGTAAGAGTTTAAATATGACTTTATATTATGTAGTCccatttcttatatatatatatatatatatgaatgaatagAACACTGCAGGgtatgttgttataggaaaacgatCAGTGTCGAGCTGGTGTGATTTACCACCTcatagtggattattttcctataacagcagtcctgaggtgtgtgtgtttctctcagaccacagcaatctgccaatgattacaatgtttaatttattcataaataacacaattaaaaaaaaaaaaccagtttagttaatgttgtggaacattccattgtgaaacaaattagttcctgttctcactcacgATATTGTAGATTGTGATATACAGTAGTTAATTGGCTCTCTCAAagtcaataagacaaaaaatatatataaaaatatataacgcGGCTCGTCGTGTTACTGAGAAGCTGGAAAGCGCAAAAAAGTCCCCCGTCCGAGAAGATTCTCCTGTGGCAAAAAACATACTGGccattacaaagcgctgaccTGCGAGACTCTGTTAATACACTGatcatacattttcttttttaaataataataataatttttgtaaCTCTTTATAATAGTCTTAGATTATCTGCTGTTAATAtagatagaaaatgaatccacaccttctgtccaatcagatttgagaattgtGGTATCTTTCATAATCTTGTTTATTTGTCCAATATATACTCCATTCTACCACATTATCAGATGTTCCAAATCCTAGGCATTCACTGTTTTCCTCAATCTTACAAACTTGCGTCAATTTTAATATGTTAAACAAgcctacagtgctgtgaaaaataacttgatttcttctggttttgtctctctctcatactaaatacagcataaaacaaaggcaacctgagtaaacacacaatacagtttttatatttattcacatttcaccaatgtgaaaaactaattgcctctttaaacttaaaatctggttgtgccgtCTTTAGcggcaataactgcaaccaaacacttctgataaatggagatcagtctttcacagtgctgtggtggaattttggtacactcttctttgcagaactgctttagttcagacacactggagggttttgagcatgaactgcctgtttaagtTCCTGCTACAGCGTCTCAGGTGGTCCAAGTCaagactttgactaggccactcattgatcattgtcttgctg contains:
- the col9a1a gene encoding collagen, type IX, alpha 1a — its product is MAYARASLLVILLQIFLICSAQRGPPGPRGLPGSPGFPGINGIDGERGPGPGPDGPPGQDGDDGKNGSNGLPGTPGADGITGPVGEAGPVGPIGPKGEPGDPGPRGKPGVGEDGEAGADGEDGLPGELGKAGPPGSRGVRGAVGLPGPAGPRGPPGVWNGEELCPTSCTRGLTGYSGLPGMKGHKGIKGESGEPGRQGHKGEEGEQGASGEPGAQGKPGTQGLRGITGLMGPKGDRGPRGIDGNVGPQGVQGASGDQGQRGKMGETGPSGAQGPPGLRGSVGLIGPKGEAGLPAIDAREGIPGLPGSKGIPGKVGPPGEAGLQGLPGLPGMPGPKGESGKKGETGDPGVAGPIGNSGKQGERGEKGEVGPVGPRGGTGERGMRGPDGPQGQPGPRGPIGDLGLPGLPGAPGFRGQNGDRGAVGLTGPKGEQGAPGEEGAPGEKGDVGDEGEPGEKGSLGKPGDSGNKGPEGVRGQQGPEGEPGLSGPRGMQGEQGERGLPGPQGRPGRGPTDRHIKQVCMRVMQERLAQLAASLTRPLYGITGSQGPPGLPGPPGSPGEHGFPGHAGARGLPGLKGPPGRIGLKGPKGDTGDRGDRGPTEQGPKGIPGPPGLPGEAGQPAYGNDGRDGMRGPPGVPGMPGIPGPPGPPGLNGYCEQSQCALPEPPPQPLKDSGMKGPDRL